Proteins encoded within one genomic window of Cyprinus carpio isolate SPL01 chromosome A15, ASM1834038v1, whole genome shotgun sequence:
- the LOC109095332 gene encoding gastrula zinc finger protein XlCGF49.1-like has protein sequence MNYPNPCSKIHEDTEGQRDEMEVEERPYLCPVCGKSFSRLANCKKHQKIHSSVKKHACVECGKTFVTPEYLRKHQKTHTTERPFTCSQCGLSFKVKGHLVTHERIHTGEKPHTCHQCGKSFIQSSGLTYHLLHHSGEKTFKCDKCGKNFTSSANLKKHLTLHMNEKPHKCSLCGKSFPRRDSLNQHQKIHDAVGGGITCVLRVWQELYSS, from the exons ATGAATTATCCAAATCCATGCAGCAAGatacatgaagatactgaggggCAAAGAG ATGAGATGGAAGTAGAAGAGAGACCTTATTTGTGTCcagtgtgtggaaagagtttttcacgaCTGGCCAACTGCAAGAAACACCAGAAGATCCATTCTTCTGTGAAAAAGCATGCTTGTGTTGAGTGCGGAAAGACCTTCGTTACGCCTGAATATCTGCGAAAGCATCAGAAAACTCACACTACAGAAAGACCGTTCACCTGCTCTCAATGTGGACTGAGTTTTAAAGTAAAAGGCCACCTTGTGACACATgaaagaattcacactggagagaagccacacacatgccatcagtgtgggaagagcttcATACAGTCATCAGGACTCACTTATCATCTGCTGCATCACTCTGGAGAGAAAACATTTAAGTGTGATAAGTGTGGGAAGAACTTTACTTCATcggcaaatctaaaaaaacaccTGACACTTCATATGAATGAGAAACCCCATAAATGctctttgtgtggaaagagttttccACGGCGGGACTCCTTGAATCAGCACCAGAAGATCCATGATGCTGTGGGTGGCGGGATCACATGTGTTTTAAGGGTGTGGCAAGAGCTTTATAGCAGCTAG